From Puniceicoccaceae bacterium, a single genomic window includes:
- the rsmH gene encoding 16S rRNA (cytosine(1402)-N(4))-methyltransferase RsmH, translating to MVTMMEQGSLRDARPAGHIPVMLEQVLQAARAVSPGKILDCCFGGGGHSRAFLEQTDASVVAVDRDPAAMERAQVLEREFGSRFRLCSMNYSEIDSIGEAEFDVVFYDLGISSFHVDEAGRGFSFMKDAPLDMRMDTRQGMSAAEFLEKAPKDELVKAVREYGEEDNWKNIVKALDDARGTGTLSRTVSLARLIESVTPAYLRRRNKGIHPATRTFQGIRMAVNEELHHLESSLPKAFELLREGGRLIVISFHSLEDRIVKRQFRQWAGFAVDRNDSTPRQDRTIVARLITRKPLRPSEAEVARNPRSRSALMRVLEKGTAQEKGKV from the coding sequence ATGGTAACGATGATGGAACAGGGATCTCTGCGCGATGCGCGCCCAGCGGGACACATTCCCGTGATGCTCGAGCAAGTTTTGCAGGCAGCCCGTGCGGTATCTCCTGGAAAAATCCTGGATTGCTGCTTTGGGGGAGGAGGCCACAGTCGTGCGTTTCTTGAGCAAACAGACGCGAGCGTAGTTGCGGTGGATCGCGATCCGGCTGCGATGGAGCGCGCGCAGGTTTTGGAGCGGGAGTTTGGTTCCCGCTTTCGCCTCTGTTCCATGAATTATTCCGAAATCGATTCCATTGGTGAGGCGGAGTTTGATGTGGTTTTTTACGATCTCGGCATTTCGTCATTTCACGTGGACGAGGCTGGGCGTGGATTTTCGTTTATGAAAGATGCACCGCTCGATATGCGCATGGATACGCGTCAGGGCATGAGTGCCGCAGAATTTCTCGAAAAGGCTCCTAAAGATGAATTAGTAAAGGCAGTTCGAGAGTATGGAGAAGAAGATAACTGGAAAAACATCGTTAAAGCGTTGGATGACGCCAGGGGGACGGGAACTCTTTCTCGCACCGTCTCTCTGGCTCGTCTGATCGAGTCAGTGACTCCCGCTTACCTTCGTCGTCGGAACAAGGGTATTCATCCCGCCACGCGCACCTTCCAGGGGATTCGCATGGCGGTAAATGAAGAACTGCACCATCTGGAATCCTCCCTGCCCAAAGCTTTTGAGCTGCTGCGCGAAGGAGGTCGTCTGATCGTGATTTCCTTTCACTCGTTGGAAGATCGCATCGTGAAACGCCAATTCCGTCAGTGGGCGGGGTTTGCGGTGGATCGCAATGATTCCACCCCGCGTCAGGATCGCACCATCGTTGCCCGGCTCATCACCCGCAAACCCCTGCGTCCCAGTGAAGCAGAGGTTGCGCGCAACCCACGGAGTCGCTCTGCGTTGATGCGAGTTCTCGAAAAAGGAACGGCTCAAGAGAAAGGGAAGGTGTGA